A DNA window from Vanacampus margaritifer isolate UIUO_Vmar chromosome 19, RoL_Vmar_1.0, whole genome shotgun sequence contains the following coding sequences:
- the slc25a47a gene encoding solute carrier family 25 member 47-A isoform X2: MLSFLCTGACGMAVGYPLDTVKVRIQTQRQFTGIWQCVATTFSREGAHGFFKGMSLPMATISVTSSVAFGTYKNCLQCLKQARGAARSPGTKPEIFLSGLVGGVTQVLFVAPGDMIKVRLQCQTESARRGTKPKYRGPVHCLLSIFKEESLRGLYRGALPLALRDGPGFAMYFLTYNTICEWLTGSGAEKPGWSAVMLAGGFAGTVAWSISTPMDVIKARLQMDGARVTRRYRGLVHCIAETTRTEGVAVFFRSLGINCLRAFPVNLVVFVTYELFTGLLQAKPDNADSPRVGLE, from the exons ATGCTCTCGTTTCTTTGCACAGGGGCCTGTGGCATGGCGGTGGGATACCCCCTGGACACGGTCAAG GTTCGGATCCAAACCCAAAGACAGTTTACGGGAATATGGCAGTGTGTTGCCACCACGTTTTCCAGAGAAGGG gcGCACGGCTTCTTCAAAGGCATGTCGTTGCCAATGGCAACCATCTCCGTCACGTCCTCGGTGGCGTTCGGAACCTACAAAAACTGTCTGCAGTGTCTGAAGCAGGCGCGAGGCGCCGCCCGCAGTCCCGGCACCAAGCCCGAGATCTTCCTCTCGGGACTGGTGGGTGGGGTAACGCAG GTGTTGTTTGTGGCGCCCGGCGACATGATCAAAGTGCGCCTCCAGTGTCAGACGGAGTCGGCGCGGCGCGGGACCAAGCCCAAGTACCGCGGGCCGGTCCACTGCCTGCTGAGCATCTTCAAGGAGGAGAGCCTGCGAGGGCTGTACCGGGGAGCCCTGCCGCTGGCGCTCAGGGACGGCCCCGGGTTCGCCATGTACTTTCTGACCTACAACACCATTTGCGAATGGCTGACGGGCAGCGGGGCGGAGAAGCCAG GCTGGAGCGCAGTGATGTTGGCCGGGGGCTTCGCGGGAACGGTGGCGTGGTCCATTAGCACGCCAATGGACGTGATTAAGGCCCGCCTGCAGATGGACGGCGCTCGGGTGACGCGGCGCTACAGGGGGCTGGTCCACTGCATCGCCGAAACCACGCGCACCGAGGGGGTGGCTGTTTTCTTCCGCAGCCTCGGCATCAACTGCCTGCGAGCCTTCCCCGTCAACCTGGTGGTGTTTGTCACCTACGAGCTTTTCACCGGCCTCTTGCAGGCCAAGCCGGACAACGCCGACAGCCCGCGGGTGGGCTTGGAATGA
- the slc25a47a gene encoding solute carrier family 25 member 47-A isoform X3 encodes MAVGYPLDTVKVRIQTQRQFTGIWQCVATTFSREGAHGFFKGMSLPMATISVTSSVAFGTYKNCLQCLKQARGAARSPGTKPEIFLSGLVGGVTQVLFVAPGDMIKVRLQCQTESARRGTKPKYRGPVHCLLSIFKEESLRGLYRGALPLALRDGPGFAMYFLTYNTICEWLTGSGAEKPGWSAVMLAGGFAGTVAWSISTPMDVIKARLQMDGARVTRRYRGLVHCIAETTRTEGVAVFFRSLGINCLRAFPVNLVVFVTYELFTGLLQAKPDNADSPRVGLE; translated from the exons ATGGCGGTGGGATACCCCCTGGACACGGTCAAG GTTCGGATCCAAACCCAAAGACAGTTTACGGGAATATGGCAGTGTGTTGCCACCACGTTTTCCAGAGAAGGG gcGCACGGCTTCTTCAAAGGCATGTCGTTGCCAATGGCAACCATCTCCGTCACGTCCTCGGTGGCGTTCGGAACCTACAAAAACTGTCTGCAGTGTCTGAAGCAGGCGCGAGGCGCCGCCCGCAGTCCCGGCACCAAGCCCGAGATCTTCCTCTCGGGACTGGTGGGTGGGGTAACGCAG GTGTTGTTTGTGGCGCCCGGCGACATGATCAAAGTGCGCCTCCAGTGTCAGACGGAGTCGGCGCGGCGCGGGACCAAGCCCAAGTACCGCGGGCCGGTCCACTGCCTGCTGAGCATCTTCAAGGAGGAGAGCCTGCGAGGGCTGTACCGGGGAGCCCTGCCGCTGGCGCTCAGGGACGGCCCCGGGTTCGCCATGTACTTTCTGACCTACAACACCATTTGCGAATGGCTGACGGGCAGCGGGGCGGAGAAGCCAG GCTGGAGCGCAGTGATGTTGGCCGGGGGCTTCGCGGGAACGGTGGCGTGGTCCATTAGCACGCCAATGGACGTGATTAAGGCCCGCCTGCAGATGGACGGCGCTCGGGTGACGCGGCGCTACAGGGGGCTGGTCCACTGCATCGCCGAAACCACGCGCACCGAGGGGGTGGCTGTTTTCTTCCGCAGCCTCGGCATCAACTGCCTGCGAGCCTTCCCCGTCAACCTGGTGGTGTTTGTCACCTACGAGCTTTTCACCGGCCTCTTGCAGGCCAAGCCGGACAACGCCGACAGCCCGCGGGTGGGCTTGGAATGA
- the slc25a47a gene encoding solute carrier family 25 member 47-A isoform X1, which produces MLTRMHIADFVSGSLAGACGMAVGYPLDTVKVRIQTQRQFTGIWQCVATTFSREGAHGFFKGMSLPMATISVTSSVAFGTYKNCLQCLKQARGAARSPGTKPEIFLSGLVGGVTQVLFVAPGDMIKVRLQCQTESARRGTKPKYRGPVHCLLSIFKEESLRGLYRGALPLALRDGPGFAMYFLTYNTICEWLTGSGAEKPGWSAVMLAGGFAGTVAWSISTPMDVIKARLQMDGARVTRRYRGLVHCIAETTRTEGVAVFFRSLGINCLRAFPVNLVVFVTYELFTGLLQAKPDNADSPRVGLE; this is translated from the exons ATGCTGACAAGGATGCACATCGCTGATTTCGTGTCCGGCTCGTTGGCAG GGGCCTGTGGCATGGCGGTGGGATACCCCCTGGACACGGTCAAG GTTCGGATCCAAACCCAAAGACAGTTTACGGGAATATGGCAGTGTGTTGCCACCACGTTTTCCAGAGAAGGG gcGCACGGCTTCTTCAAAGGCATGTCGTTGCCAATGGCAACCATCTCCGTCACGTCCTCGGTGGCGTTCGGAACCTACAAAAACTGTCTGCAGTGTCTGAAGCAGGCGCGAGGCGCCGCCCGCAGTCCCGGCACCAAGCCCGAGATCTTCCTCTCGGGACTGGTGGGTGGGGTAACGCAG GTGTTGTTTGTGGCGCCCGGCGACATGATCAAAGTGCGCCTCCAGTGTCAGACGGAGTCGGCGCGGCGCGGGACCAAGCCCAAGTACCGCGGGCCGGTCCACTGCCTGCTGAGCATCTTCAAGGAGGAGAGCCTGCGAGGGCTGTACCGGGGAGCCCTGCCGCTGGCGCTCAGGGACGGCCCCGGGTTCGCCATGTACTTTCTGACCTACAACACCATTTGCGAATGGCTGACGGGCAGCGGGGCGGAGAAGCCAG GCTGGAGCGCAGTGATGTTGGCCGGGGGCTTCGCGGGAACGGTGGCGTGGTCCATTAGCACGCCAATGGACGTGATTAAGGCCCGCCTGCAGATGGACGGCGCTCGGGTGACGCGGCGCTACAGGGGGCTGGTCCACTGCATCGCCGAAACCACGCGCACCGAGGGGGTGGCTGTTTTCTTCCGCAGCCTCGGCATCAACTGCCTGCGAGCCTTCCCCGTCAACCTGGTGGTGTTTGTCACCTACGAGCTTTTCACCGGCCTCTTGCAGGCCAAGCCGGACAACGCCGACAGCCCGCGGGTGGGCTTGGAATGA